A region from the Nesterenkonia lacusekhoensis genome encodes:
- a CDS encoding cytochrome b5 domain-containing protein: MIRPQNSMSPESPLLRRGLLIPLAAAGALTLGACALSDPGEVDADVEEDPAQQDEAGQDEAADDDADAAGQDDATEDDVVTMEEVEQNDSPESCWAAIDGVAYDLTEWIEEHPGGADRIEALCGTDATEDFEGQHGGEEDPEDQLAEFEIGELED, encoded by the coding sequence ATGATCCGCCCCCAGAACTCCATGTCCCCCGAATCCCCGCTGCTGCGCCGCGGCCTCCTGATCCCGCTCGCCGCGGCCGGCGCGCTGACACTCGGCGCCTGCGCGCTGAGCGATCCGGGTGAGGTCGACGCCGACGTCGAGGAGGATCCGGCGCAGCAGGATGAGGCCGGCCAGGATGAGGCCGCTGACGACGACGCCGACGCCGCCGGTCAGGACGATGCCACCGAGGATGACGTGGTCACCATGGAGGAGGTCGAGCAGAACGACAGCCCCGAGTCCTGCTGGGCTGCGATCGATGGTGTGGCCTATGACCTGACCGAATGGATCGAGGAGCACCCGGGCGGCGCTGACCGGATCGAGGCGCTCTGCGGCACCGACGCCACCGAGGACTTCGAGGGTCAGCACGGAGGCGAAGAGGACCCTGAGGACCAGCTGGCCGAGTTCGAGATCGGCGAGCTCGAGGACTGA
- a CDS encoding TetR/AcrR family transcriptional regulator, whose protein sequence is MADTTETGLPRAVTIAWGMQEAPQRGPNRGLSHERIVAAAIEIADTQGLSAVTMQAVAKSLGFTTMSLYRYVSSKEELLQLMQDAALPLQEKVKLPQSWQQGLRAWANLLREAYRSHPWVLDLPRGQASVLMPNSMRAADLGLQAMRELPLSDFEKVGIILVISQHVAAAVELEQNLAAEDEVEISQEGMDTLREVVTAERFPHLVPVMDTGGYVAGAPAEADDEGVDPEYDLGLDLIISGLEQRISTQG, encoded by the coding sequence ATGGCTGACACCACTGAGACCGGGCTCCCCCGCGCCGTGACCATCGCCTGGGGCATGCAGGAAGCGCCCCAGCGGGGACCCAACCGCGGCCTGAGCCATGAGCGGATCGTGGCCGCAGCCATCGAGATCGCTGACACTCAGGGACTCAGCGCGGTGACGATGCAGGCGGTGGCGAAGTCACTGGGCTTCACCACGATGTCGCTCTACCGCTACGTCTCCAGCAAGGAGGAGCTTCTGCAGCTGATGCAGGATGCCGCACTGCCGCTGCAGGAGAAGGTGAAGCTCCCCCAGAGCTGGCAGCAGGGGCTTCGGGCCTGGGCCAATCTGCTCCGCGAGGCCTACCGGAGCCACCCATGGGTGCTGGATCTACCCCGAGGGCAGGCTTCAGTACTGATGCCCAACTCCATGCGGGCCGCAGACCTGGGCCTCCAGGCCATGCGGGAGCTCCCGCTCAGCGATTTCGAGAAGGTCGGCATCATCCTGGTCATCTCCCAGCACGTGGCCGCCGCTGTGGAGCTGGAGCAGAATCTGGCTGCAGAGGACGAGGTCGAGATCTCCCAGGAGGGTATGGACACACTGCGGGAAGTGGTGACTGCAGAGCGCTTCCCCCACCTGGTCCCGGTCATGGACACAGGAGGCTACGTCGCCGGTGCCCCCGCAGAGGCCGATGATGAGGGCGTGGACCCGGAATATGACCTGGGCCTGGACCTGATCATCTCCGGACTGGAGCAACGGATCAGCACCCAGGGCTGA
- a CDS encoding ATP-binding cassette domain-containing protein, which produces MEYTDDSLIEISGLAKSYGDHHVLKDLDLTLPPGIHALLGPNGAGKTTLVNILSSLIPYSVGEVRVLGLDPQRDRRKLQGLISLTGQYATVDGQLTGMENMLMMGRLFGLSAREARRRAEQLLGRFELSDSAGKRVATYSGGMRRKLDIAASLIAEPQLIFLDEPTTGLDTRSRQALWDEIRVLADAGTSILLTTQYLEEADVLADQIMVLNDGGIIASGTAPQLKERVGGATIQLHDDAGHLLEEIPTHGSASDISRHLQALSQGRSAATVTVRRPTLDEVFMELTGGSASHTAQKESAA; this is translated from the coding sequence ATGGAATACACAGATGATTCGCTGATCGAGATCTCTGGACTCGCCAAGAGCTACGGGGATCACCACGTCCTGAAGGACCTGGATCTCACTCTGCCGCCAGGCATCCATGCGCTGTTGGGGCCCAACGGTGCGGGTAAGACCACGCTGGTCAACATCCTCTCCTCTCTGATTCCCTACAGCGTAGGGGAGGTTCGGGTTCTGGGGCTGGATCCGCAGAGGGACCGCCGAAAGCTGCAGGGACTGATCTCCCTGACCGGCCAATACGCCACGGTGGACGGCCAGCTCACCGGCATGGAGAACATGCTGATGATGGGCCGGCTCTTCGGTCTCTCCGCTCGTGAGGCCCGCAGGCGTGCCGAGCAGCTGCTGGGACGATTCGAGCTGAGCGACTCTGCGGGCAAGAGGGTCGCGACCTATTCCGGGGGTATGCGCCGGAAGCTGGACATCGCAGCCAGCCTGATCGCGGAACCGCAGCTGATCTTCCTGGACGAGCCCACTACCGGCCTGGACACCCGCAGTCGACAGGCGCTCTGGGATGAGATCCGCGTCCTGGCGGACGCAGGCACTTCCATCCTTCTGACCACTCAGTACCTGGAGGAGGCCGATGTCTTGGCAGACCAGATCATGGTGCTCAACGACGGCGGCATCATCGCCTCCGGCACCGCCCCGCAGCTCAAGGAGCGTGTGGGCGGAGCCACCATTCAGCTCCACGACGACGCCGGCCACCTCCTCGAGGAGATCCCCACCCATGGCTCGGCGTCAGATATCAGCCGGCACCTTCAAGCCCTCAGCCAGGGGCGCTCCGCGGCCACAGTCACAGTGCGCCGTCCGACTCTGGATGAGGTGTTCATGGAGCTCACCGGAGGATCCGCAAGCCACACTGCACAGAAAGAGAGCGCCGCATGA